The Musa acuminata AAA Group cultivar baxijiao chromosome BXJ2-2, Cavendish_Baxijiao_AAA, whole genome shotgun sequence genome has a segment encoding these proteins:
- the LOC135605169 gene encoding chalcone isomerase-like protein 1: protein MEAEVGRKEEEEKMEVEPKTGVSFPAKLPDGKQLCATGLRRRKLLALGINIYAFGMYVDIDARLKELLKAKLGEAAERPCKELYEAVIDGDVSIVVRLVIVFKGLTMSMVRKNFDEGLGGSLKKLTGGQQNEELIKKVMAAAKDGTKLPPGSVIEITRLPGHVLQAKVKDELMSKVESELLCRAYFHMYLGDDPFDKEAKERFGRTLVSSLSAP from the exons ATGGAAGCGGAAGTAggcaggaaggaggaggaggagaagatggaAGTGGAGCCCAAGACTGGAGTCTCCTTTCCTGCGAAGCTACCTGATGGGAAGCAGTTGTGTGCCACCGGTTTAAGAAGAAGGAAACTTCTGGCGCTCGGCATCAACATCTACGCCTTCG GAATGTATGTCGACATTGATGCTCGGTTGAAGGAGCTTCTCAAGGCGAAGCTTGGCGAGGCTGCAGAGAGACCCTGTAAGGAACTGTACGAGGCAGTGATCGACGGCGACGTGAGCATCGTTGTCAGGCTGGTGATAGTGTTCAAAGGCCTCACCATGAGCATGGTGAGGAAGAACTTCGATGAAGGCCTCGGTGGATCACTGAAGAAGCTCACCGGTGGTCAGCAGAACgaggaactcatcaagaa GGTCATGGCAGCAGCGAAAGATGGCACTAAACTGCCTCCTGGATCGGTCATCGAGATAACTAGGCTTCCTGGACATGTGCTGCAGGCCAAGG TGAAAGATGAGCTGATGAGCAAGGTCGAGAGTGAGTTGCTGTGCAGAGCTTACTTCCACATGTATCTGGGTGATGATCCATTTGACAAGGAGGCTAAAGAGAGATTTGGAAGAACACTGGTCTCTTCTCTTTCGGCTCCATAG